GTGAGTAATAATACAGGACCTCCTATTATCTATctattaatatataatactgAGACAGTAACAGTGAGTAATAATACAGGGCCTCCTATTATTCATCTATTAATTTATAATACTGAGACAGTAACAGTGAGTAATAGTACAGGACCTCCTATtatctatttattaatatttaatactgAGACAGTATTATCTataaagcccctctagtggcagtctaggTGACAGTCCCAGGAGGTGTTGTGAGGGACAAATGTAAACATGCCTTTTCACAGCACATTAcattgtaggcactgtaactgcctcatctcattgaagttgttatagtgtctggaaactctgtccctccatttagcattaaactgtttttaatgtgAGAGTCCCTAGCAAGCCATGCCCTCTGTGCTTCTTGGTGTAGCGAGGCAGCACTAGCCTGAGCTGCAGTGGGTGAGCGTGTCAAGCGCTCATTACTGGTATAAATTGGTATGGCTGCACGATATTGTCTAATTTCTGCCATAGCCATGTCTCTGCCGGTGGGTGGGAGAGGGGAGGGATGCTatgctgtgggtggccagggaccctcCTTCAGTGTTTAAATTGCTTAAAAGTGGTTTAATACTCAATGGAGGGGCATtgcctccaggcactataaccaattgaaTGAGATGGAATGTGCTTTGAATTCACCGCCATATTTGTAATTTGACTTCCTGTCAAAAAGGTTTTAAAACAAAACTGATTTATATTTAAAGAGATGATGTTGTTTGTTTTCCCTTGTAGACAACAATCATGGCTGTTGAATTTGATGGCGGTGTTGTTATTGGTGCTGATTCCAGAACAACCACTGGGTGAGTAAAGTGAAGAGGTGGCTGAGTGTTTGGGCCGGTACgggagtcgcattcatggcaggaACAGAACATGGAAtcatgtgttttcttttctcGCAGGGCCTACATCGCTAACCGGGTTACCGATAAACTCACTCCTGTGCATGACAGAATATTTTGTTGCCGCTCTGGATCTGCTGCAGATACCCAAGCCATCGCAGATGCTGTCTCTTACCAGTTAGGCTTCCACAGGTAACACTCACAAAATCTTAATCACTACATGGGTGAAAAGGCAACTGTCACTTCTTTggaaatttaaatattaaattgagactcccttataatatgtatttttgtttggtgttatatatatatatttaagggaTTGTCTaagccaggggttcccaattaatttttcccgtggaaccctttgacatagtgtatcaactctttgtcagacacacacacacagttttttattttattttttattttactctacccagcccccctacctttgggagtgctggcgtGGGGCTCCTGAGCGACTGGTGTGCAGTcccggggtccagtggggctgctgagtcgGTGgccagggagcagtgatctcccagTTCAGCTCCCgtgcgcgcctcttagtgatgtcggagtgacgtcatattccggccctggaATCACTGCtatgcgcgcgagggagctgagcagggagatcactgcccattgctccctcgctgcctgcggccattttgtttttagaaattttGGCGGAACCCCTATTGTGTTCTCGTGGAACACCAATTTGGAAATGCTCGTCTAAGCACTCAGTTGACTTCAGCAGGTGCATAGATTCTTCCCCTGTATAATAATTGATGCTTTTTCTGCAACTTTAGCCACTAGCTGTTTTATTTAACTCTTAGATTCTCAACATTTCTAACACTGTAGAATATATTGGTTCTTAATAAATGAATCGTGATAATACATTCGTCCTCCCACAGTATTGAGCTTGATGGACTTCCCCTGGTACACACAGCCGCCAGTCTATTTAAGGAGATGTGTTACCGCTACCGTGAGGATCTGACAGCGGGGATTATCGTCGCCGGGTGGGACAAGAGGAAAGGAGGGCAGGTGCGAATGTCCTCTCTGTTTCATTTTGTAGAATTTGAGTTATGGGCCATTTCATTGTGTCCGTCACCTTAATGCCTTCCTCCCGTTCCTGATATTTTTTAATTTCCTCTTGGTCCCACAGGTATACACCGTACCCATGGGAGGAATGATGGTTCACCAGTCTTTCTCTATTGGAGGTTCCGGCAGTTCCTATATATACGGCTTTGTAGATTCTACATACAAAACAGGAATGACAAAGGAGGAGTGTTTAAAATTCACAGCTAATGGTGAGACTTGGGCTACTTCTCCATCTCACACTACGGGAAAACCAAGAAGTGGTTATTTATATTACCAGCCCCCTTCCTTGTGAACTGGTGGGTGGGAGACCCCAGTAATCCAGCCTCTAAATGAGTGATGCAGAGATCCCTGCGGCTTCTCAGAATGCACGTGCTATTAATCTCCCACTACCCGTTTTGTTTTGCAGACTAGTTTTAACTGTTACAGTTCCACTATGGTATGCAGAAACTGAGCTATAAACTGCTTCACCTTGTTTTTCCGTAGTTGAAACAGTGAGTCCACTCCGCTTAGATTGTCCTTATTGTAGGGATGTATTGTTTTATAGGAGCCAGGGGATACTGCCTTCTGGGCGCTCTGCAATATACAAGGTTTCCATTCACGTGGCTGCTTCTATAAACATGGCAGCTTCCTTTTGagctttattctgtttttgtgtgAAATTACTTATACTTCACAGTCCATGCAAAGAGCGCTGCTGAAAGCCTAGTGCCCACTGCCCAGCATCATAAGATGTGCTCGCTGTGCTGCCCGGGAACAGATCCCTGGTGGCCCCAGATGCTAGACATCAGGAAAATAAAGCAGGGCTATTAGGAGGCCTGAATTACTCACAACTGCTGAACCCATACCCAACTGCATATCCCATAAAGATCCACAGGGTTTTCTAGAAGCAATCAATATGTACAATGCTTGCTTTGAAAATAAAGGGAGGACCTGGATTGGCTCCCCAACTAGTCTCTGCATTTTCTGGGGATATGTGCCACAAGCTGACATTTAGAGTGAGATTCTATATGTATATCTAGATCTGCATAATGTATTAAGACAGGATGATTAAGGGAAAACGGTCAGGCCTTAACATTTTTGTTATAAGAATCCTTGTAGCATGTACTGAAAAAATACCCCTTTTATGTAGATAAATAATGTAAAGGATGAGTGATTTAACACATAAAATCACTGGAAATAGATTATTTAGAAACAAGTGAAACatattaacaaaaagaaaaaccatTACTTAGTAGGTAGGTATACCTCCAGTGAATACATGCATGGATTCATTGTgggtatataataataacaaagtatttaaccaggaaaggtacattcagaatactctggtttccaagtagcccaacatccagggctgttactatcacccaatttaatggtactcattttatttacctcggaaggatgaagggctgagtcaaccctgccaggatttgaacctacGACCCAAGtgttagaacagattctgctgatgcattagcccactgagctatatcttgaaagagcttgcaaaagctgcagatcttatgAACAGCAGTCTTAGAAAGccggactcttttttttttcggaagagactttcagtctcttcacagggaaataaccaatcagaggcttccgGTGCCCAAGTGCACATGCGGGTACGTCTAGAGCTATGGAGCTGGTCTGTCAGAGAGGGGATATAGCGTACCAGCCACCACCGTTGGCTATGGGGATGTTTGACAGTTAGGGATGAGTTTCCTAGTTAATTTATAAAGGTGCTGATTTCTATTgtaaactggggttaaactagGGTACTCCTCAccaataaagcacttcagcaagctgatccTTTAAGATAGAACAAACCGATACCCAAACAATCAGCTATTTAGCTGTAGCAGCTCAAACAAGCAGTCAGTCTTagatttttataattaaataaaaaatgtttgacAGTTGTCTTTTAACTCCTTCATGGAGGTTTCAAGCTGGATCTACTTAACATTCAATTTAGAAACCgataaaatgcaatatttacagaATAATGTTTTAATGGGTCCTTTGTTTGgatacgttttactatttttGAGAATTGTAATGTTTATGCATGCTTTTATGCGGACTGCAATGTCATGGATATTTGTTTCATTGTGTTTTGCACGGACTGATGAATGATGCTCTTGTTACAGCTATATCATTGGCCATGGAACGAGACGGGTCCAGTGGTGGCGTTATCCGTCTGGCCGCCATTACAGAAAGCGGCGTGGAGAGGAAAGTAATTCTGGGTAATGAACTTCCTCGTTTCGCAGAATCCTGAAGAAATTAACAATTCCCACATTGTGTCCTCTAAATGATGTTTTTGTTACTTAAGGATGTTAATTACAATAAAAGCCTTTAACCCAAGCTATATGATTATTGTGTTTACATGTTTTCTACATACTTGTATCTAGGTTTCAAGGTCACCTTTTGCATCTATGATTGTAATAGAAAAAAGAATAATTCActaatcctcccccccccccctttttttattttctatttgtgcCTTAAAGCACTTTAATGCCGCTTGGAAAGGTTTGGGTGTTCTGGCTATTAACCCAGTTCTAGGTTTATTAACACATTAAGGATCAATGTCGTTATAAACCATATCTAGACCATATTTATCCATTTGGGGCACCTATACTGTTTCTAATGCGTTTGTGTTTCCTGTAGCTTAACTTTTtggattttattgttttatccaTTTTAAGTTGATCTTATTACCATTTATCCCTCTGTGTGTAGTACTGTATCTGTACCAGATTTTGTTTTAGAGTCTACGTTTTATGCTTCCCGTTTAAAACCACTTTTTCTACGTTTTCTTTTTAGTGTCTGTACACCCACTATTTAAATATACGTATTATTTTTAGGACCTGGTAAGAGATCTCCTAGTACGTGTAGGTCTGTGCACCTACAACTAATtctctaggatagccttatgcctatcccaagcatATTTAAACTCCTTCTCTGTGTTTAGGACCCACTTAATCAGGTAATCTGAAGTTAGTAATATTATATACGACTGAATCACCATTTTCTCCCCCCTATCTTTAGTGGCTTGCACCtggtataatattttattaatttgtgctgATCCTCCTTGATGTGTTAAATAACAAGTACTCTCCATGGCTGAAAAGGCTCGTAATTTCACCTTAGTTGGCGTCTGTGACAAATATTGGCAAATCTTGAAACGTTTTAAAATATAGTCACTCGTTTGGCAACACAATCACTTTAAGTTGTGCAAATGACATCACTAGCAAACTTCCAAGCCAGATGGTGTGTGCCTCAACTAGAATACTTTgcggtttaaaccccttcactaCTTTTTATGAGAAATGGAATGTTTTGAGCACAGAACAGATTTCAGGTCTAGGTTGATATTCAGGTATACCCAAACATTTGAGTTATGCAAATTtactccattttattttttgttaatattaTACAGAAATATAGGGGATACCGAGTTTTAGAGATTACACGTATACATTTTGCTTTACCCCCAACAGTAAAGCATTCCGGATGAGACACAAACTTTGTGAATTATTCACAACTGTAGTTAATTCAATCAGAACTGCTAAATGTGCTGATTTGGAACAATTCGCAGACTCCGCTATactcagtttagttattttagctggTCGTTTGTAACTTCGTTTACTGCAGATCAGTGTTTAACAAACAAAGCCCACTTTTCTCATTCAGTACTGGACGCTGAGCGGACATCCTACTCATCAGATGTTCAGATGGGTTGGCTGGAGGGAGAATGTGTGAGTGTTATAGGCACATGGCAGAGAGTGGAATATCTTGAGGAGTATTTTCAAGAGGAATATTTTTGGTGTGTGTAAATATAGAGTGTCTCTATGTAAACTGGTGAGTGACGTGTCTATATGTTAGTGAATGCatgtgttagtaagagtgtgtaagtgacactttgCCTGTGAGTGAGAGTTTCTGACCATGTAAATAGATCCGTATATAGTATATACGTAAAGTGAACCCATCAGACAAGTTGACTTATGTAAATTAAAGgtaaactataggcacccagatcacttcatctctttgaagtggtctgggtgcagagtccctgtccccttaatcctgcaatgtttacattgtagggttaacacagcttctagtggttgtctcccagactgccactagaggtgccttACACTTTGCATGAGTATGTCACGGTCTCTCTCTCCTAAAATATCTCCCAATCTCTGTTTCCTAAATATCTCAACAGTCTCTCTatcctttccctaaatgtctccccaGTATGTCTGCTTTCActaagtgtttagtgaataaacctctgagggAATGTAGAGGtaggaatccttgcaccggccctgcccacaTTCCTATATCTCACTCGCAGTGCCATGCCAATCCTTACCATCCACACCAACATGGCACTAGTGACGACTGGTTAAAAGGTTTTGAAAACCAGCTCGTGGATAGATTTAATAAGCAATGGAGACGCGTTGATATTCTGAAGTCAGTCTGTGGCTGCAATAACCTTGTCACTGCATATCTATATAGTCTGCATTTCACATAATGGTCAGCAAGAAGGctagctgagaatcatgggaaatgtagttagcaAGCATCTGCAGTGCCACAGTTAGGTATTACAGGTCTCCGTGAGAAGCTGATCAATACATTTCATATAATAGGTTTTATTGGAagaacaatatttaaaatatactcCATTTAGTAAACAGTGTTTCCGTGTGTGTATAAAACATGAacattatatatagtgatatatatttatacaagaaTAAAAGTATCCGTAAATGCCAAACTACAGTgtgtacattaaaacaaaaactgtcagtaaaactacATGTCATTAACAGATAATTATTGCAACTCAAATAATGTTCTTTAACGTGTTCATATATTGTGTTGAACTGAAACCCATATTGCGCGATTTAGTCTAGAATAGATACGTTGCGAGAATTCATCAGTTTAGCCGTTTTCTGACTTTTCCTATTTTAGCTTTTTAtcagtttggttttcaattcaccacgATTCTAAGTTTAGAAGAATGAAACCCACAGGGTTTCTCCCTAAATAACCAACAGTCTGGAACTGACCAAGGAATTTCAGATATTATACCAAACTATCCCATATGAAAGAAAAGTTGTTCAAgatatattttcctttatttcaTTCCTGAATTCCCTGGTCAATATCCAACAATTCACAGCTTAGTTAATAACCACGCAAGATTAACAAGTATTTCCTGAGCTATAACCTAAAATGCTGAACCTAACTTTGCAACACAGACATCCCAAAATACTGTCCCCAGCCTACTAACGTGTTTCAAATGCAGATCTAGAATGCAATATTTAATCTGTCCACTGGGGGCCACTACAACACCTAAACATTGGAGGTGACGTCTATAATATTATCTGACCATGGAAGGTTGCTGCAATACTGAATGTGACCACTTGGTGGCAATGACACTTGTGTGACCTCCATAATAGTTTTGTCAAACTTTCATACGTTTCCCAAGTTGCTACGGAGTTAGTGAGTTTTTGGAGTGATACTTTTGGGATCCATCCATTTCTATTGCCCTTCGCCGGTGTTCCCTGTAAGCCTTTATATGTGAGTGGCCAAGGCCTGAATTTGTTACAAAGATAATCTTTATAAGACCCGGACCCTTTAGCCAATACTGATTATCTTCCATTTGTACACATAGCTGTAGGTGATTTAGGAAATTAAAACAATATATGAAACTATATAATAAGATATAAGGAGATATGTCCCATAAGGCCTCATATATGGTGTACAAGCCCTCTCCTAGATAGGAACGCAGTGTGTGGGAGCATGTCTACTCAATTCactgaaaaatgtaaatataaagcaGGCGATTGGATATTTCAAGGTGCAAAGCAACTCTGATAAACATTACAAAGTCCAACATAAAGAAAGGATACAATTATCTAGTCTAGGTTCCTGTGCCAACCAGCTGTGGTTGGAATGGTTCTGAATACGCTGCTTTCTTGGCATTCATTGTAAACAGGGGAAATGGCCCAGTCTGGATATATACTTGGTACATATGTGTACTAACATGGCACACTCCTCACTTTCCTGCGTCAGCTTTATTAACAGAGAAACCACCCTAGCAGGTCGGCCAAGTAATCAACAATAGACCTCTTATCTACATATTGTGTTATcaaggaatgggggggggggggggaataaaacacgATGTCCGTCTATGTCTAAGGCTCATGTACAGCCATTATTTTTGTTAGTTTGGCTCCAAAAACAGTAACAGTTCTCACTACGCTTCTTTCAATATGAGAAGATGTTGTCCATATCTTGCTCTTGTAATATTCACTTCTCTAGTACAGCTCAGAAGGTCGAGTCATTGGTGAACATGGTTGAATCCATCTGGTGACGAAAGGACACTCTGGCTTTCCCGCTGAAGTAAGCACTTTTCTGATGTGAGTCCGTATCACTGGTCACTGATGAGGTGGACTGGAGTTTTGGCTTCTCTGGAGGGGGAGCTTGAGGAGCAGCTGATGTAATGGACAAGGAAGATGAAGAGGTCAGACAGGTGTGAGGACAACAATATTCACCCTACACActgaaaacagctttgttttcagtGCTATACACATTTACTCTCCCTGAAGCCCACTCACATTTATTGACTCTGCTCCATATTCATCTTCCTACATACCCTGCTCTTGCTCCATACACTCCATATTCTACAATTAGTCTGCCCTATTGCTCCATACTCCCTCTAAGCACTGATTATCTCCCATCATACACTCTCTCCTCTGGTCAGTGTCTCTCTTAGATCCATACACTCTCTATCCTCTGGTCAGTGTCTCTCTTAGATCCATACACTCTCTGTCCTCTGGTCAGTATCTCTCTTTGCTCCATACACACTCTGTCCTCTGGTCAGTATCTCTCTTAGATCCATACACTCTCTCCTCTGGTCAGTGTCCCTCTTTGGTCCCTACACTCTCTCCTCTGGTCAGTGTCTCTCTTAGATCCATACACTCTCTGTCCTCTGGTCATTGTCTCTCTTTGCTCCATACACACTCTGTCCTCTGGCCAGTGTCTCTCTTTGCTCCATACACTCTCTGTCCTCTTGTCAGTGTCTCTCTTTGTTCCATACACTCTCTGTCCTATGGTTATTGTCTCTCTTTGCTCCATACACTCTCTGTCCTCTGGTCAGTGTCTCTCTTTGTTCCATACACTCTCTGCCCTCTGGTCAGTGTCTCTCTTTGCTCCATACACTTTCTGTCCTCTGGTCAGTGTCTCACTTTGTTCCATACACTCTCTGCCCTCTTGTCAGTGTCTCTCTTTGTTCCATACACTCTCTGCCCTCTGGTCAGTGTCTCTCTTTGTTCCATACACTCTCTGCCCTCTGGTCAGTGTCTCTCTTTGTTCCATACACTCTCTGTCCTCTGCTCAGTATCTCTCTTTGCTCCATACACTTTCTGTCCTCTGGTCAGAGTCTCTCTTTGCTCCATACACACTCTGCCCTCTGGTCAGTGTCTCGCTCTTTTTTCCATTCACTCTCTGTCCTCTGGTCAGTGTCTCTCTTTGCTCCATACACACTCTGCCCTCTGGTCAGTGTCTCGCTCTTTGTTCCATACACTCTCTGCCCTCTGGTCAGTGTCTCTCTTTGCTCCATACACTCTCTGTCCTCTTGTCAGTGTCTCTCTTTGTTCCATACACTCTCTGCCCTCTGGTCAGTGTCTCTCTTTGTTCCATACACTCTCTGCCCTCTGGTCAGTGTCTCTCTTTGTTCCATACACTCTCTGCCCTCTGGTCAGTGTCTCTCTTTGTTCCATACACTCTCTGTCCTCTGCTCAGTATCTCTCTTTGCTCCATACACTTTCTGTCCTCTGGTCAGAGTCTCTCTTTGCTCCATACACACTCTGCCCTCTGGTCAGTGTCTTGCTCTTTTTTCCATACACTCTCTGTCCTCTGGTCAGTGTCTCTCTTTGCTCCATACACTCTCTGTCCTCTGGTCAGTGTCTCTCTTTGCTCCATACACACTCTGCCCTCTGGTCAGTGTCTCGCTCTTTGTTCCATACACTCTCTGCCCTCTGGTCAGTGTCTCTCTTTGTTCCATACACTCTCTGTCCTCTGGTCAGTGTCTCTCTTTGTTCTACTCTTTCCCGATTTGCTTCATACAATTCCCATTATTTGAGCAGCCAGTTTCTTTACTCTGACAGTACATTGTCCCCCTGACAGACAGTACATTGTCCCCCTGACAGACAGTACATTGTCCCCCTGACAGACAGTACATTGTCCCCCTGACAGACAGTACATTGTCCCCCTGACAGACAGTACATTGTCCGCCTGACAGACAGTACATTGTCCCCCTGACATTACATTGTCCCCCTGACAGACAGTACATTGTCCCCCAGACATTACATTGTCCCCCTGACAGACAGCACATGGTCCCCCTGACAGACAGCACATGGTCCCCCTGAAAGAGCAGAGTATTTCACTATAACCACCTCCCTACTTACTTTCTTCACTCTGTTTCCTTTTTCGCTCCTTTTTTCTCCAGGACCAAGGAAAACACTGCAACACCTTCACGCCCATcctgacagaaacacagacacaatgAGAGCCATTATATGGACTGACCTACTTTGTATTGTAATAATGTGAGCGTCCACCCCTAGGGAAAGGAAGCAAATCTACAGAGAGGGAGTCAAACAGTGACTCATTCATACCTTGATACAGATAACGGTTAGATTAATTAATGTTTCTATATAGAGAATAATACAATCAGATAAAGAAATAGTCcacaaaataattaaagggacactatagtcaccaaaacaactttagcttagtgaagcagtttgggtCTACAGATCAtgcatctgaagtttcactgatgaattctctgccatttaggagttaaatcacctttgtttatgtccatgcagccctagtcacacagcctgcatggaaacaaaatggtttcttttttaatcagatgttaacttgctttagaagtttttatcccctgttctgtaaattaaactttaaataCATACACGAGGCTCCTGtaaggtctagaaagctattgacagagccggagacaaaattctaaattaaacagaatttgcaataaaggaagtgtaaacattagatgactctttacaggaagtatttaggaaagcTGCGTTAGTCACATGTAGGGTGatatggctagggctgtataaacaaagtgatttaactcctaaattgcatgatctatacacataaactgcttaattaagctaaggttgttttggtgactataatgtccctttaagatgaaaaATGGCACAAAAAATTCTATATATCATGTAAATTAAACTTATTTGCACGTGCTCAAAAATGGATGTACAACTACTCCACTATTTTAGTGATATAAGTAAACTCAAATATTATTTCAGTGCTGCAGCCATTTA
This Pelobates fuscus isolate aPelFus1 chromosome 3, aPelFus1.pri, whole genome shotgun sequence DNA region includes the following protein-coding sequences:
- the PSMB6 gene encoding proteasome subunit beta type-6, with translation MAARVMRFPTASAHTGGFPSDMDWMDRPVSTGTTIMAVEFDGGVVIGADSRTTTGAYIANRVTDKLTPVHDRIFCCRSGSAADTQAIADAVSYQLGFHSIELDGLPLVHTAASLFKEMCYRYREDLTAGIIVAGWDKRKGGQVYTVPMGGMMVHQSFSIGGSGSSYIYGFVDSTYKTGMTKEECLKFTANAISLAMERDGSSGGVIRLAAITESGVERKVILGNELPRFAES